A section of the Lepidochelys kempii isolate rLepKem1 chromosome 4, rLepKem1.hap2, whole genome shotgun sequence genome encodes:
- the ARSJ gene encoding arylsulfatase J isoform X2: MRYQIHTGLQHSVIRPTQPNCLPLDNVTLPQKLKEVGYSTHMVGKWHLGFYRKECMPTQRGFDSFFGSLLGSGDYYTHYKCDSPGICGYDLYENDNAAWDHDNGIYSTQMYTQKVQQILASHNPRTPIFLYIAYQAVHSPLQAPGKYFEHYRSINNINRRRYAAMLACLDEAINNVTLALKRYGYYDNSILIYSSDNGGQPMAGGSNWPLRGSKGSYWEGGIRAVGFVHSPLLKNKGSVCKELVHITDWFPTLITLAEGQIDEDIQLDGYDIWETISEGRRSPRVDILHNIDPIYTKAKNGSWAAGFGIWNTAIQSAIRVNHWKLLTGNPGYSDWVPPQSFSNAGPNRWHNERVSWMAGKTVWLFNITADPYERVDLSGKYPDIVKQLLRRLSQFNKTAVPVRYPAKDPRSNPKLNGGVWGPWFKEDEKKKKPGKIKGENKQKKNKKKTSQKKGHSLNCHLHLAGG, translated from the coding sequence ATACCAGATACACACAGGCCTTCAGCATTCTGTCATAAGGCCTACTCAGCCTAACTGTTTACCTCTGGATAATGTGACTCTACCTCAGAAGCTGAAGGAGGTTGGCTACTCAACACACATGGTTGGAAAATGGCACTTGGGATTTTACCGTAAAGAATGCATGCCGACACAAAGAGGATTTGATTCTTTTTTTGGCTCACTCTTGGGCAGTGGGGATTATTACACTCACTACAAATGTGACAGCCCTGGGATATGTGGCTATGACCTGTATGAGAATGACAATGCAGCTTGGGATCATGACAATGGCATATATTCAACACAGATGTACACACAAAAAGTACAACAAATCTTAGCCTCTCATAATCCCAGGACCCCAATCTTTTTATATATTGCTTACCAAGCTGTTCACTCTCCACTACAGGCACCAGGCAAGTATTTTGAACATTATAGATCAATAAATAATATAAACAGGCGGAGATATGCTGCCATGCTGGCCTGTTTGGATGAAGCCATCAACAATGTGACCCTTGCTTTAAAGAGGTATGGTTACTATGACAACAGCATTCTCATCTACTCTTCAGATAATGGTGGGCAACCAATGGCTGGAGGAAGTAACTGGCCTCTCAGAGGAAGCAAAGGGTCATATTGGGAGGGGGGAATCCGTGCTGTTGGCTTTGTCCATAGCCCCCTtctgaaaaacaaagggtctgtgtgtaaGGAGCTTGTGCACATCACAGACTGGTTCCCCACTTTGATCACATTGGCAGAAGGGCAGATTGATGAGGACATCCAGTTGGATGGCTATGATATATGGGAGACTATAAGTGAAGGCAGACGTTCCCCAAGGGTGGACATTTTACACAACATTGACCCCATTTACACCAAAGCCAAAAATGGCTCATGGGCAGCAGGCTTTGGGATCTGGAACACAGCAATTCAGTCAGCAATCAGAGTAAACCACTGGAAACTACTGACAGGAAATCCTGGATACAGTGACtgggtccctcctcagtcttttaGCAACGCTGGCCCCAATCGCTGGCACAATGAACGAGTTTCTTGGATGGCTGGCAAAACAGTGTGGCTTTTTAACATAACTGCAGACCCATATGAGCGAGTGGACCTTTCTGGTAAGTATCCGGATATAGTGAAGCAGTTGTTGCGGAGACTTTCACAGTTCAATAAGACTGCAGTTCCTGTTCGATACCCAGCTAAAGACCCTAGAAGTAACCCTAAACTCAATGGAGGAGTCTGGGGCCCATGGTTTAAGGaggatgaaaagaaaaagaagccagGTAAAATTAAGGGAGAGAATAAACAAaagaagaacaagaaaaaaacaaGTCAGAAAAAGGGACACTCCTTAAATTGCCATTTGCACCTTGCTGGTGGATAG